From the Callithrix jacchus isolate 240 chromosome 22, calJac240_pri, whole genome shotgun sequence genome, the window TAAAAGAAATGGAGCagcccgggtgcggtggctcacgcctatagtcccagcacttgggaggccgaggtgggtggatcacgaggtcaagagatcgagaccatcctggtcaacatggtgaaaccccgtctctactaaaaatacaaaaattagctgggcatggtggcgcgtgcctgtaatcccagctactcaggaggctgaggcaggagaattgcctgaacccaggaggcggaggttgcggtgagctgagatcgcaccattgcactccagcctgggtaacaagagcgaaactccgtctcaaaaaaaataaataaataaaatggagcaGAAAAACACGAGTCTGGGTCTCTGATTCTGCAGAACTGCCACATCACCCCAGACTAAAACCCACCTTCAgagttccctcttttcttcttttttttgtttctttcttttgttttagatagggtctcgatttgtcaccaggctggaatgcagtgacacagtctcagctcattgcagcttcaacctctcaggctctAGTGGTTAGTgaccctcccctcccacctcagccttcttttttttttttgagatggagtttcactcttgttgcccaggctggagtgcaatggcgcaatcttggctcactgcatttcactcttgttgcccaggctggagtgcaatggcgcaatcttggctcactgcatttcactcttgttgcccaggctggagtgcaatggcgcaatcttggctcactgcagtttcactcttgttgcccaggctggagtgcaatggcgcaatcttggctcactgcatttcactcttgttgcccaggctggagtgcaatggcgcaatcttggctcactgcagtttcactcttgttgcccaggctggagtgcaatggcgcaatcttggctcactgcaatctccagctcccgggttcaggcgattctcctgtctcagcctccaagtagctgggattacaagcgcatgccaccacgcccggctaatttttgtattcttagtagagacggggtttcatcttattggtcaggctgctcttgaactcctgacctcaggtgatccacctgcctcagccttccaaagtgctgggactgtaggcgtgagccaccgcgcccggccctcggtgtattttatttaaaaatatttacagcgCCTCATATACCTCTAGTTTCTTTTATCTAATGAAGAAAACTTAGGTAACTTGAGATACTCAAAAAATATTATTGGACCCAAATTATGAGTATGTGgccacctatgatcccagcactttgggagtccgcagtaggcggatcacctgaggtcagcagttcaagactagcctggccaacatgataaaacccccatctctactaaaaatacaaaaagaaaattaggcagGTTcgattatttaacctctctgtgccaggTGTAATGcagctctctgcctcagcctccaagtagctgggactacaagcgcctgccaccacgcctggctaattttttttttttttttgagagagtcttactctgttgcgcaggctggagtgcagtggtgtgatctcagctcactgccacctctgcctcccaggttcttgtgattctcctgcctcagcctcccgagtagctgggattacaagcgcatgccaccatgcctatttatttatttatttatttatttttagtagagatggggcttcaccatgttggccaggctggtctcaaactcctgatctcaagtgatctgccagtctcagcctcccaaagtgctgggattacaggcgtgagccaccacgccaggcagTCAACATTTTACATGCATCATGTGCACAGAAAGGAGGCCCCACAGCCCCTGCAAAGGGCTTCCAGGAGCCAGCTGTGCACACCTTTTCCCCCCTCCACACTCAGTATCCTCACATGGAGAGTTTGAAATGAGGAAGGTGGAAGTGTTTACACCATGGGAATGGGCAAGTGCTGCATCTAGACTCTTTGCCCTCTGGAGAGCAGCTGTTAAACATTTATCTTCAAGCCACTTTACAGCACAGTAGCAAAGAGTATGGGCTATTGCACCggattgcctgggttcaaatcccagctcttccacTTGCTAGCTGAGCAACCCTGGAAGAGTTACTTGACCCCTCTGTGCCTCGGGTTCCTCACGATTCACACAGGATAAGAATAGTATCTACATCCCAGAGCTGTAAACCTTCCGTAGGAAGCCGATGCtgtcattattatttgtttaaggatggggtctcactatattgcccaggctggtctccgactcctggcctcaacagtcctcccatcttagcctcccaaagtgatggaattataggcatgagccaccacgcccagcctgtgcTTATTATCACTGTCTCACTGCCCTTTCACAGTTCTATGATTGTATCCACATTGTGCCAAGGAGGGACgggaggcccagagaagtcagGTAGCGTGCCTAAGATCACAAAGTAGCTGGCAGAGCTGGCACTGAGTCCCGGGCTGGTGCTTTCAGGGCAAGCTGTCACTGTGCCACCCTGGGGGGGCTGAAGATCAGCCTGCCGTCCTGTGGCTTATCTCCAGAGGCAGGCTATCTTGGCAACAGATGCGAGGGACTAAGCTGGAGAATTCTCACCCGCATTCCTGGCTTCAAAAGGCAGAGCCCATCCTGAGCTCCCAGACACGTCACAAAGTTAATAAAATCTCCTGAATTGTAAGGAGGGGAGTCAACTTGCTTGACTTCTCCGGTaacacctgccagatgccacagGTCACAGCAGCCACAAAAAGTAGGTTCTCCAACAGTGACATGTTTCGCAGAGAAGGTagaagaggcccagagaggggaagccacttgcccaaagtcacacagcattGGAGCTCAGACCCGGATCATCTGCCCACCCAGATCTGGGTTTGAACTCCTTTATCCCCGCATCTCATACCCAGGCCCCTGCCGCCCTCAGCCCCACCCAGCACCTACCGGAGCTGCTCCTCCCCCATGTAGTCGATGTCCAGAGGCTTCTTACGCTCAGAGAGAATCCTGAGCTTCATCTCCCGCCCCGTCTGCCGCTTACCACGCTTCTGTTCTGCCTGAGGGTTGGGGAGAGGGCACAATAAACTGGGGGTCACATCCCACAGACCACCCCCATGTCACGACCCACAGGTCTGCACCCCAGACCCTCCTCCcttggacccaggagtccagacccccagcCTTTTCTCCCttagacccaggagtccaggccacAGCCCCTCCTCCTTCAGACACAGgggtccaggccccagcccctcctccctcagacccaggagtccaggaccccagcccctcctccctcggacccaggggtccaggccccagaccctcctccctcagactcaggGGTCCAGgcccagtccctcctccctcggacccaggagtccaggccccagcccctcctccctcggaCAAAGAAGACCAGacctcagcccctcctccctcagacccagagtccaggcccagcccctcctccctcagacccaggggtccagGCCCAGCCCTCCGCCCTCAGACCCAGAGTCCAGACCCAGCCCTCCGCCCTCAGAGCTTGGACTCAGGCTTCTGCGGCCGCGCTCACCTTGACCAGGTAGCCGCCGAAATGGGCCCCCATGTTGGACAGCACCTTCTTTTTCTTGGCGTCATCCTCTGCCCGCTTCTtggcctcttcctcttccttcctcatctTCTCCTCCTGTGAAAAGAAGGGGTTAACCTCATGGGCTCCCCTCTATGACTGAGAGAGGAGGTCCCTGGTCTGGGAAGGAGGGGGGCTCAGTTCTGTGCTGAGTGGAGCTGGGGTACAGATCAGCAAGTCCAGTTCCTCAGAGGCCAGGGGAACCTCAGAACCAGCAGAAATGCAGGTTTCCCGTCCTGGCCCTGCCAGTCTCCCTGTGTGACACCTGCaagtcccttcccctctctgcatctctttttttcttttttgagatggactctcgctctgtcacccaggctggagtgcagtggtgcgatctcagctcattgtaaactcgacctcccgggttcaagccatgctcccgcctcagcctcctgagtaactgggattacaggcacccgccaccacgtccagctaatttttgtatttttagtagaggcaatatttcatcatgttggtgaggctggtctccaactcctgaccttaagtgatctgtccacctcagccccccaaagtgctgggattgcaggcatgagacactgtgcccagcccctctcTGGGTCTTAATATCCTCccggaaaaaatgtaaatgaaggaGGAGAAATGCCTGCTTTTTCTGCCTGCCTCCAGCCTGAAATAGCCAATAGTGAactctgctgtgtgacctcagtgCAGACGCTCCACCTGTCTGGGCTGCGGTCCCCCTTAGTCTCAGGAGAGGAGAGTGTCTTTTTTCAGAGGGTCCAGGAAGGGAACTGGCGATGaggccagggactggggagattAAAGAGGCTGCAGGCCTTGAGCCCGAGGAAGGGGTTTTAGAATACCCCAAGGCCTTACAACATTCGAGAAATTCTTCATTTGCATGCCCCGGAAACAGTGGCTTGTCCAGGCTGACCCCATCTCCTTGTGGCAAGGTGGACatgatgggtttttttctttttttttttgagatggagttttgtagGGGGCAAATCCCATAAGTGCCATGGcgagggtctgaagcctcagcctgttctCATATAAATACCGATTAAGAATTAGAAATGTAGGCTCATAGTTATTCCTCTGTAATCACAGGTAATCTTATAGTTACTTATAATCACAAAGATATATACTTAACATAACCTTTAATTGTACTAATGACTATCGGGTTATGAAGCATGGAACTGTAGTGACATTGTGAACAAGGTGACCCTAAGGCTAGATGCCCTAAGCCTCTGTCACAcccgcataagggctgctggagggcgcctcaGCTGTGCGGCAGCACCCGTGCTGGGAAAGGCCGCTGTtcagccagctagggaaggagacgtccaaaATGGCTGAGAtgtctccttcctggggaagtcAGGAGAAAACCCCGCTTCTCCAAGCTCTGGCGGTGGGCCCGATGGTGTCAGGGAGGCCCGCAGACATCCGGGGGCTTAACAATCTCTGCGATTCTGTGCTTCAGCGGTCACGTTCCATGTCCACTCTCAcgctctgcttctgcacctggtttctctttttctcagaagATAAGAATAATAGTAGCATAATCTTGGTGTCCTTGACATTTCTAACAAATATGTGAAGAGCGCTCACGCGTTAGGGTTTCTACTCGCCTGGCCTACTTGAAAGTCCTGGGCCCCCTGTCTTCAAGACCCTATCACCGACCACCAGTACCTCACCCGACCTTCCCTGCCCACTGCTTTGTACTCAgtaaaagtcagagtgtccaggcGCTCGGTGCCACTGCAGGTCTCCACACTTCGGTTGGCAGCGGACCCCGAGCCCACAGTCTCTTTATCTCTGTCCGTGTCTTTTACTTCTACAGTTTCTCGTCTCGGCACCAGCAGGGAGGGGCTCCCAGAACCCTCCAGGGCTGGACCCtatagagttttactcttgttgcccaggcaaagTGCAATggtagatctcagctcactgcagcctccacctccaggatcaaacaattctcctgcctctgccacctgagtagctgggattacaggcatgtgccatcacgcccacctaattttgtattttttttttctttgaggagtcttgctctattgcccagcctcgagtgcaatggcactatctcagttcactgcaacctccacctcctgggttcaagcaattctcctgcctcagcctcccaagtagctgggactacaggtgcacatcaccatgcttggctaatattttgtatttttagtagagacggagtttcaccatgttggccaggctggtctcgaactcctgacctggtgtgatccacgcgcctcggcctcccaaagtgctgggattacaggtgtgagccaccgcgcctggccaacacgatggcTTTTTGCACACTCAGCACTCCATACCTGAATTCCTTCCTAGAGTCTCCGCCTgtcgctcaggctgcagtgcagcaggcatgagccactttgcccaacCTGTTTCCTCTCACTGCTATAATTTGCAAACTTAGTGGCATAAAACAATGCAAGTTTGTTACCTTACAGTCCTACagatcagaagtctgaaattGGTCCCAATGGGCTGAAATCAAGTTGTGAACAGAACCAATGTCCTCTGGAGGTTCTAGGGGAgaattccttcccttcccttttccagcTCCTATAGGCTGCTGCCTGGATGTCTTGGCTTATGGACCTTCCTCGATCCTCAGGGGTAGCCTCACAGCATCTTCAACTCTCTCACTCTGACTCTCTGGCCTTCCCCTTATAAGGACTGTTGTGATGATACTGCCGCTCCCCACAGACAATCCAGgacaatcttcccatctcaagatccttaaccaCATCTGCACAATCTCCTTCACAGCTGGGTGTCAGGCAggcagcatatgcctgtaatcccagcactttgaaaggccaagggggtaaatcacctgaggtcaggagttcgagaccagcctggccaacatggtgaaaccccgtctcttctaaaaatacaaaaattagccacacatggtggcggtgcctgtagtactagctacgcaggaggctgaggcaggggaatcacttgaaccaggagatggaggttgcagggagccaagatcacaccattgcactccagtcttggtgacagagcgatactatctgaaaaaaaaaaaaaaaaagggaagaaaaagaaaatccaggagaatccaggccaggtgcggtggctcatgcctgtaatcccagcactttgggaggccaaggcaggtggactccTTGAGTTTAagagctgaagaccagcctggacaacatggtgaaatgctgtctctacaaaaaaaagtaaaaaaaaaaaaaactagacagGCAAAGTGGCGCGTGCCTGCGGTCCTagcgactctggaggctgaggtgggaggattgtttgagcccgggaggtcccAGTTGTAGTGAGCTAGGACCatggcactgcacttcagcctgggtgacagaacgagaccctgtctccaaataaataaataatataaataaatgatcatAATAATACAATGGGGCATCCAGCTGAAGAAGTAACATTTGGGCTCCCAGGCCCGGGGAGGCCAGCTTAGCCTGAGGCCAGGGGAGGCACCCACCGCCAGCTTAGCCTGACGTTCGCGTTCCTTCTCAGTTCTGAAGCGCTGTTGCTCCGCCCTCTCCGACCGGCGCCGCTCCTGGGAAATGGAGAAGAGTAAGGGGGTGCAGGCACGTCTCCCCAAGTCATCCCTCCCCAGAGTAGGCTAAGAGTGGAGATAAACAGGTTGGAGTGTGGCCACCGGCTTGGGTAAATTCCCAAAAGCCTCAGGCTCAGTTCTGTACTAGAAGGAAAATGATTCTCGGCCTCTCCCAAGATTCGAGGGATCCCCAGGGAGTGAGGAAGGGTGGCGGGAACCCGGACGCTCCACTCACAATGCGCTCTTTCAAGGCGAtcagctcctcttcctccttcttccgcTGCTCGAAATGCACGTCGATGAGCGTCTGCAGCTCCAGCAGGTCTTTCTCCATGCGCTTGCGGTGGATGTCCTGCAGGACACACAGGGAGCCGGTCCTGGGAGACCTGGAGAGAGCAGCAGCCTCCCAGCGCCTCCCCGACGCTGGATGAACTGGACCGTTTCCCAGGACAGTGTCCAGCAGGTGGCAGCAACGCCACGTGTTTTGACACTAGTCAGCTCTTCCAAGGACAGGACAGGCTTCCAAAAGAAGGGAGTGGGTACCaatgccgttttttttttttttttcagatggagttttgctcccgtcacccaggctggagtgcagtggcacaatctggggtcgctgcaacctccacctcccaagttcaagtgattctcctgcctcagcctctcgagtagttgggattacaggcatggaccaccacacccggctaatttttgtatttttagtagagatgggatctcaccacatggaccaggctggtctcgaactcctgacctcaagtgatccacccacctctgcctaccaacgtgctgggatcacaggcgtgaggcaccgcacccACACGGCACCTTTTCATGATTGGCACAAAGGCCCCTGAAGGACTAGCAACTGCACCTGGGAGGGGTCTCTGTCACTTACATCAAAGTCCACGCGCTCCCCTTCTGGGATCTTTGGTGGGATCAAAGGAGGCACCACGGGGCGGCTGAGtggacagaaacagagagaccaTGAGTAGCCCAACCTCCGCAAgccacctcccacctccaggATGCGACGTCCAGTGAGGCAGCCGCCAGCCCCTCGACGCTCCTGAATGTGGCGGGTGCCAGCCGAGACGGGCTGTCAGTGAAACACAAAAGAAGGCAAAATTTCTCACCAATCACgttttatattgattatatgttCAAAcgataaaaatgtatataacaggttgaaaaaaatgtgctatgaaagttatttttttctgttttacacttttaaaaaggtggctagaattttttattattttttttgagacggagtttcacttttgttacccagactggagtgcaatggcacgatctcggctcaccgcaacctctgcctcccggcttcaagcaattctcctgcctcagcctcccaagtagctgggactacaggtgtccaccaccatgcccagctaatttttgtattttcagtagacagggttttaccacgttgcctaggctggcctcaattcctgggctcaagtgatctgtctgactcagcctcccaaattgctgggattacaggtatgagccatcacgccaGGATGCcaggccccccaccccaccttttgtttttaagatctcattgtcacccaggcacaatcacagctcactgcaacctctgcctcctgggctcaagtaatcttcccacctcagcctcccaagtcattaggactacaggtgcatgccaccatagcaggctaatttttaatttttttttgtagagatagtgtttcactgttgtccaggctgggcttgaactcctgagctcaagtgatcctcctgccttagcctcccagagtgctgggactacaggtgtgggccaccacaccctgcctttaGTAAGCCATTTTAGGTGACATATATGGCTTGCCATCCATTTGTATTAGGTGGTGCTGCTCTGAAGCTCAGCTCTGATTTCCTGCCATTCCCTTGGAATTCTCTTTTCTGGGTTTCTGAGACAGCAAAGAGCAATTCCAAGATGAAGAGGACaggacaaggggagggaggaggtgaggaCAATCCCCAAGGGTCTCTGGGCTGTGGAGTCAATGCACAGTGGGACTGCCACCACCAGCTTGGAGAGGTTGATGTGCTCCTTTGGTGCATCATGTGTGGGAATAAAATACCCAGTACTATACTTCACAGGAACAAATACAGGCTCGCCTCCCACCCCTCCAGCTGGTCCATCCCTACctcctggcccccacccccacccccatgagCTGCCAATgagctttccttttctctctctctctcttttttttttttttttttttttttttgacagggagtttcgctcttgttgtccaagctggagtgcaatggcgcgatctcagctcacggcaacctccgcctcctgggttcaggcaattctcctgcctcagcctcctgagtatctgggattacaggcacgtgccagcatgcccagctaactttttgtgttttcagtagaaaccaagtttcaccacattagccaggctggtctcaaattcctgacctcacgtgatccacctgccgtggcctcccaaagagctgggaatacaggcgtgagcactgAGCCCGGCCCCATTctcctgttttcatttatttttcagagacagcgtcttgctctgttgcccagggctggagtacagtggtgtaatcatagctcactgcagtctccaaatcctgggctcaaacaatccttcctcagcctcctgagtagctggaatcaagtgtgtgccaccgtggccggctaatttttaaaactttttgtagagatgttggGGGGGGTTCTCATTTTGTTGTttaggctcgtcttgaactcctagcctcgagcgatcctcccacctgccACTGCGCAGGCAGAGGGCACAGTGCAAAGGCTCGGGGGTATGAAAGCACAACACTGACATGCTGTCGTCTGTCAGTGGGGAAGGGAGAAGCTGGAGAGGTCTGCTGGGGCCAGATGGGGAAGGCTTTGAATGCCAGGCTGGTTGCCTTGACTTCATCTTAAGGGCAGTGGGGAGTTGAGGAAAGATGCTGAGCACAGAAGGGGCGGGGTTAGCTCTGGTGTTAGAAGGATCTCTCTGGAGTCATGGAGGACCAGCCACAagctggaggcagggaggccagggaggagacTGGGGTGGTGGTAGAGGCTCAAGGGGTAGAGGGACCACTGggtggaaaggaggaaagagactggccgggcatggtggcttgtgcctataatcccagcactctgggaggccgaggtgggaggatcgcttcaggttaggagttcgagaccagcctgggcaacacagcaaaatctcatctctacaaaaagaaaaataaataggcaggtgcggtggcacatgcctgtggtcccagctacttgggaggctgagatgcgaggactgcttgagcccgagaCATCCAGCAGTGAGCCAGAgttgggtcactgcactccagcctgggtaacagagtggagaccctgtccctaaaaagagaggaagaagtaGTAGAGGagtaagaggaggaggaggaaaaggaggaggaggaagaggaggaggaggaggagaaagaggaggaggaggaggaagaggaagatgaggaggaggaagaggaagatgaggaggaggaagaggaagatgaggaggaggaagaggaagatgaggaggaggaagaggaagatgaggaggaggaagaggaagatgaggaggaggaagaggaagatgaggaggaggaagaggaagatgaggaggaggaagaggaggaggaagaaaaggagaaagaggaagatgaggaggaggaagaggaggaggaggagaaggaggaggaggaggaagaggacaatgaggaagaggaggaggaagaagaggaggagaaagaggaggaggagaaagaggggaggaggaggatgagaaagaggaagaggaggagaaagaggaggaggagaaaggggaggaggaagaggaggatgaggaagaggaggaggaagaggaggagaaagagaaagaggggaggaagaggaggagaaggaggaggaagaggaggaggaggagaaagagggggaggagaaaggggaggaggatgaggaagaggaggaggagaaagaggaggaggaggagaaagaggagaggaggaagaggaggaggagtatGAGGAACAGGAGTATGAGGAACAGGAAGAGGATgaggaacaggaggaggaggaggaagaggaggaggaggggaaagaggaggaggagaaagaggagaaggaggaggaagaggaggagaagaggaggaggaggggaaagaggaggaggagaaagaggaggaggaggaggaagaggaggagaagaggaggaggaggaagaggaggaggaggaagaggaggaggaggaagaggaggaggggaaagaggaagaggaggaggaggaagaggaggaggaggaagaggaggaggaggaagaggaggaggaggaagaggaggaggagaaagaggaggaggagaaagaggaggaggaggaagaggaggaggggaaagaggaggaggaggaagaggaggaggaggagaaagagaaggaggagaaagaggggaggaggaacaggaggaagaagaggaggaggagaaagaggaggaggagaaagtggaggaggaggaagagaaggaggaggaggaagaggaggaggaggaagaagaggaggaggaagaagaggaggaggagaaagatgaggaggaagaggaggaggaggatgaggaaatgaggaggaagaggaggaggaggaagaggagcaggaggagaaagaggggaggaggaagaggaggaggaggaagaggaggaggaggaggaggaggaggaggggaaagaggaagaggaggaggaggagaggaggaggagaaagaggaggaggaggaagaggaggaggggaaagaggaggaggaggaggaggaagaggaggaggagaaagagaaggaggagaaagaggggaggaggaacaggaggaagaagaggaggaggagaaagtggaggaggaggaagagaaggaggaggaggaagaggaggaggaggaagaggaggaggaggaagaagaggaggaggagaaagatgaggaggaggagaaagatgaggaggaggaggaagaggatgaggaaatgaggaggaagaggaggaggaggaagaggagcaggaggaagagaagcaggaggagaaagaggggaggaggaagaggaggaggaggaagaggaagaggagaaagaggaagaggtggaagaggaagaggaggaggaagaggaggaggaggaagaggaggaggaggaagaagaggaagagggagagacgaggaggaagaggaggaggaggaagaagaggaagaggagagagacgaggaggaagaggaggaggaggatgagaaagaggaggaggatgaggaaatgaggaggaagaggaggaggaggaagaggaagaggagaaagaggaagaggaggaagaggaagaggaggaggaggaagaggaggaggaagaggtggaggaggaggaaaaggaggaggaggaagaggaggaggaggagaaagaggaggaggaggaaaaggtggaggaggaagaggaggaggaggaagaggaagaggaggaggaagaggaagaagaggaggaagaggaggaggaggaagaagaggaggaagaggagaaaggaggaggaagaggaagaggaggagaaagagtaggaggaggatgaggaagaggaagaggaggaagagggggaaggggaagagaaaggaggaggagggagtagCGGGGAGAGGGTAAGGGGGAGGAGAAATGTTGACTGCTGTCTCAAtctcctccctccatctctgcCTTTCTGGAACCCTATTCTGGGGGTAAAGGGAATATTTAGAAAGATGCATGATTGGAGACCCCCACCCTGTAGAATCTCACCTTGGTTTGGGGCGCTCCTCTTCTGTTGGTGGTGGAGGACACAAAGAGATAATTAGTGAGAGTTTAGAGGGAAGGGGCTAGGCCTGACACCCTGGGGAGGGACCCCAAGCCTCGGCCCCCAGGAGCCCAAGGCTCTGGAGTCCAGTTCTGGAGGAGGGGtatggggagaagaaaagagggaaggaaagccAGGGTGGCTGTGAAGGATGAAGAGGGTCACACGCATCAGATATACATTCAGAACTGGTGTGGGGtctcccccacccctgctgtctgCACACCCAGGAGTGAAAACTCCCAGACCCTTCTCTACTTATATGGCCAGAGCTCCTGCCCTCCTCCATTGGGACCCAGTAGTGCGGCGGGGCCCAACCTCTCCTTTCATTCAGTGACCCCAGAGCTCTCTCCCCAGCTCGAGTCCCTCCCCCacggcccccaccccaccctacaTCTTGGGGACCCTGATTCCCAGCGCTAGCCTCCTCTGCGGTCCTAAATTCCAAGCCCCAACCTTTGAATGTATATGGGAGAGAAAATGACAGACAGGGTTGGAGGCGAAGATGAGGGGGGACGGGGTGGTGCCTCTCCGCAAACATCCAACCCTTCTATAAAGATTCAC encodes:
- the TNNT1 gene encoding troponin T, slow skeletal muscle isoform X2; its protein translation is MSDTEEQEYEEEQPEEEAAEEEEEEEERPKPSRPVVPPLIPPKIPEGERVDFDDIHRKRMEKDLLELQTLIDVHFEQRKKEEEELIALKERIERRRSERAEQQRFRTEKERERQAKLAEEKMRKEEEEAKKRAEDDAKKKKVLSNMGAHFGGYLVKAEQKRGKRQTGREMKLRILSERKKPLDIDYMGEEQLREKAQELSNWIHQLESEKFDLMAKLKQQKYEINVLYNRISHAQKFRKGAGKGRVGGRWK
- the TNNT1 gene encoding troponin T, slow skeletal muscle isoform X3, with amino-acid sequence MSDTEEQEYEEGGCGGGGGSPGGAGASGRASRPVVPPLIPPKIPEGERVDFDDIHRKRMEKDLLELQTLIDVHFEQRKKEEEELIALKERIERRRSERAEQQRFRTEKERERQAKLAEEKMRKEEEEAKKRAEDDAKKKKVLSNMGAHFGGYLVKAEQKRGKRQTGREMKLRILSERKKPLDIDYMGEEQLREKAQELSNWIHQLESEKFDLMAKLKQQKYEINVLYNRISHAQKFRKGAGKGRVGGRWK
- the TNNT1 gene encoding troponin T, slow skeletal muscle isoform X4 — translated: MRKEAAEEEEEAPEEPEPAAEPEEERPKPSRPVVPPLIPPKIPEGERVDFDDIHRKRMEKDLLELQTLIDVHFEQRKKEEEELIALKERIERRRSERAEQQRFRTEKERERQAKLAEEKMRKEEEEAKKRAEDDAKKKKVLSNMGAHFGGYLVKAEQKRGKRQTGREMKLRILSERKKPLDIDYMGEEQLREKAQELSNWIHQLESEKFDLMAKLKQQKYEINVLYNRISHAQKFRKGAGKGRVGGRWK
- the TNNT1 gene encoding troponin T, slow skeletal muscle isoform X5 translates to MRKEAAEEEEEEEERPKPSRPVVPPLIPPKIPEGERVDFDDIHRKRMEKDLLELQTLIDVHFEQRKKEEEELIALKERIERRRSERAEQQRFRTEKERERQAKLAEEKMRKEEEEAKKRAEDDAKKKKVLSNMGAHFGGYLVKAEQKRGKRQTGREMKLRILSERKKPLDIDYMGEEQLREKAQELSNWIHQLESEKFDLMAKLKQQKYEINVLYNRISHAQKFRKGAGKGRVGGRWK
- the TNNT1 gene encoding troponin T, slow skeletal muscle isoform X1, coding for MSDTEEQEYEEEQPEEEAAEEEEEAPEEPEPAAEPEEERPKPSRPVVPPLIPPKIPEGERVDFDDIHRKRMEKDLLELQTLIDVHFEQRKKEEEELIALKERIERRRSERAEQQRFRTEKERERQAKLAEEKMRKEEEEAKKRAEDDAKKKKVLSNMGAHFGGYLVKAEQKRGKRQTGREMKLRILSERKKPLDIDYMGEEQLREKAQELSNWIHQLESEKFDLMAKLKQQKYEINVLYNRISHAQKFRKGAGKGRVGGRWK